The Gemmatimonadaceae bacterium genome includes a region encoding these proteins:
- a CDS encoding S9 family peptidase has protein sequence MFTIRVPLLRAVAGLVATVAVLLPHSRLSAQPSSGKAAAAPSANGAGGTARKVLNLEDYGRWNRINAASISNDGKWTTFTYTPNDGEPTLHVKSLDGDKVYSMSLGTAGGGAGRAGGGGGRGGGGGNAPQFSNDSRWITYFVNPPDRTAGRGGRGGGAPPAAGRGTTPAAVTPGHLELLNVATGEKTSIANASSWKFSANSKWLATRLNKAQADAKHNGADLIVRDLATGTNRLVGSANQFEFDDSGKMLAYTVDAAERLGNGVYLLDPATGDTRQLDALSADYDQLTWSTTGGRLAVLRGDKVKDMKQKSNALLTWSGFGTGNVKALAFDPAKATSFPKGMVLSEYTAPRFSKDGSRVFVGIKEQEPEIPAADSTKANVDVWHWKDAMPQSQQIVQLTQLRRATIPAVYLLETGAFVRLGNDSMRTVTMAANSSVGVGRDDFAYRGEVAWGGSRADLYKVDAASGARTLIDKGLSRTYGTSPNSRWFLYLKDKQVRAFNLENANSVVLDASSIPGRSYVNEDDDHAYEKPIWGVGGWSKDGKSVLLYDKFDVWQVPLDGGKATNLTQGVGRAQAVQFRVVRLDAPAGGGGRGGGGGFGGAGTADDDGVDLSQPVMLSAYGDRTKKSGYWKVTAGQAPTPSIWADKNIGGVTKADSADRILYTQQDFAEFPDYWVSTTAFASPRKVTDANPILAEYTWASKKVLIDYTTSKGKKLQGTLMLPPDYQPGKKYPMLVEFYEIMSNTHNNFSTPGYSNSPQLSTYASNGYLVFQPDMVYEIGKPGSSALDCMTSAVKKVIELGYADPKRIGLHGHSWSGYQSSYIVTQTNMFAAVVTGAPPTNLISFYDELYKSSGTVQQGITTVGQVRMGANVTPWNAHDLYEDQSPIFHVRKINTPLMILQGMEDGAVDYVEGLQFFNAARQNGKQVILLSYPGEAHNLTNRDNQKYFTIRMKQFFDHYLMDKPAPKWMTDGLGQVNKGGTAR, from the coding sequence ATGTTCACCATTCGTGTGCCGCTCCTGAGGGCCGTCGCGGGCCTCGTCGCCACGGTCGCCGTCCTGCTGCCTCATTCACGTCTGTCGGCACAGCCGAGTTCCGGCAAAGCCGCCGCCGCACCGTCTGCGAATGGCGCCGGCGGCACGGCGCGCAAAGTGCTGAATCTGGAAGACTACGGGCGCTGGAATCGCATCAATGCCGCGTCCATCTCCAATGACGGCAAGTGGACGACGTTCACCTACACGCCCAACGACGGTGAGCCCACGCTGCATGTGAAGTCGCTGGATGGCGACAAGGTGTATTCCATGTCGTTGGGAACTGCCGGCGGTGGTGCGGGGCGCGCCGGTGGTGGAGGCGGACGCGGCGGTGGTGGTGGCAACGCCCCGCAATTCTCCAATGACTCACGGTGGATCACCTACTTCGTGAATCCGCCCGATCGCACGGCCGGGCGTGGTGGTCGAGGCGGTGGGGCACCACCTGCCGCGGGTCGCGGGACAACGCCGGCGGCCGTTACCCCGGGGCATCTCGAGTTGCTCAACGTCGCCACCGGCGAAAAGACGTCCATCGCGAACGCGAGTTCCTGGAAATTCTCGGCGAACTCCAAGTGGCTGGCCACGCGACTCAACAAGGCGCAGGCCGACGCCAAACACAACGGCGCCGATCTCATCGTGCGTGATCTCGCCACCGGCACCAATCGGCTGGTCGGCAGTGCCAACCAGTTTGAGTTTGACGACAGCGGCAAGATGCTGGCGTACACGGTGGATGCCGCCGAGCGACTTGGGAACGGCGTGTATCTGCTGGATCCAGCAACCGGTGACACGCGGCAGTTGGATGCCCTGTCGGCCGACTACGATCAGCTCACCTGGAGCACCACTGGCGGACGTCTCGCCGTGTTGCGCGGGGACAAGGTCAAGGACATGAAGCAGAAGAGCAATGCGCTGCTCACGTGGAGCGGGTTCGGCACCGGCAATGTGAAGGCACTGGCCTTTGATCCCGCAAAGGCGACGTCCTTCCCGAAGGGCATGGTACTCAGCGAGTACACCGCGCCGCGCTTCAGCAAGGATGGATCGCGCGTGTTCGTGGGCATCAAGGAACAGGAGCCCGAGATTCCCGCCGCGGATTCCACCAAGGCCAACGTGGATGTCTGGCACTGGAAGGACGCGATGCCGCAGTCACAGCAAATTGTGCAGCTGACGCAACTGCGTCGCGCCACCATCCCCGCCGTGTATCTCCTGGAGACCGGCGCGTTCGTGCGCCTGGGCAACGACAGCATGCGCACGGTGACGATGGCGGCAAATTCCAGCGTGGGCGTGGGTCGTGACGATTTCGCCTATCGCGGCGAGGTGGCCTGGGGCGGCAGTCGCGCCGACCTGTACAAAGTCGATGCCGCCAGCGGCGCCCGTACACTCATCGACAAGGGGCTGTCACGCACCTACGGCACGTCGCCCAACTCGCGCTGGTTTTTGTACCTCAAGGACAAGCAGGTGCGCGCGTTCAACCTGGAAAATGCCAACTCGGTGGTGCTCGATGCCTCGTCGATTCCCGGCAGGAGTTATGTGAATGAGGATGACGACCATGCCTACGAGAAGCCTATCTGGGGCGTGGGCGGGTGGTCGAAGGACGGGAAGTCGGTGTTGCTGTACGACAAGTTCGATGTGTGGCAGGTGCCGCTGGATGGTGGCAAGGCCACGAACCTCACGCAGGGTGTTGGACGCGCGCAGGCCGTGCAGTTCCGTGTCGTGCGCCTTGATGCACCGGCGGGCGGCGGCGGTCGCGGGGGCGGGGGTGGCTTCGGTGGCGCCGGCACCGCCGATGACGACGGCGTCGATCTCAGCCAGCCGGTGATGCTCTCGGCCTACGGCGATCGCACCAAGAAGTCAGGCTACTGGAAGGTGACGGCCGGACAGGCACCTACGCCAAGCATCTGGGCGGACAAGAACATTGGTGGTGTGACGAAGGCCGACAGTGCGGATCGCATTCTGTACACGCAACAGGACTTCGCCGAGTTCCCGGACTATTGGGTGTCCACCACGGCGTTTGCATCGCCACGCAAGGTGACCGACGCGAATCCGATTCTGGCCGAATACACCTGGGCCAGCAAGAAGGTGCTGATTGACTACACCACGTCCAAGGGGAAGAAGTTGCAGGGCACGCTGATGCTGCCGCCCGACTATCAGCCGGGCAAGAAGTATCCGATGCTCGTGGAGTTCTACGAGATCATGTCCAACACGCACAACAATTTCTCCACGCCGGGGTACAGCAACAGTCCGCAGCTCTCCACGTACGCCAGCAACGGCTATCTCGTGTTTCAGCCGGATATGGTGTACGAAATCGGCAAACCGGGTTCGTCCGCACTGGATTGCATGACGAGTGCGGTGAAGAAAGTCATCGAGCTGGGATACGCCGATCCCAAGCGCATCGGATTGCACGGCCACAGCTGGAGCGGCTATCAGTCGTCGTATATCGTCACGCAGACCAACATGTTTGCGGCGGTCGTCACCGGTGCGCCGCCGACCAATCTCATCAGCTTTTACGATGAGTTGTACAAGAGCTCAGGCACGGTACAGCAGGGCATCACCACGGTGGGCCAGGTGCGCATGGGTGCCAACGTCACGCCGTGGAACGCGCACGACTTGTACGAAGATCAGTCGCCCATCTTTCATGTGCGCAAGATCAACACGCCGCTGATGATCCTGCAGGGGATGGAAGACGGCGCGGTGGACTATGTGGAAGGGCTGCAGTTCTTCAATGCGGCGCGACAGAACGGAAAGCAGGTGATCCTGTTGTCGTATCCCGGCGAAGCGCACAACCTCACCAATCGGGATAATCAGAAGTACTTCACCATTCGGATGAAGCAGTTTTTCGATCACTACCTGATGGACAAGCCGGCCCCCAAGTGGATGACGGACGGGCTGGGGCAGGTGAACAAGGGTGGGACGGCTCGGTAG
- a CDS encoding Xaa-Pro dipeptidyl-peptidase has protein sequence MLVTSRFAVAFAVLLPAHLTSAQLASAQPAPPASGMPAAPVFANGMAQVVPAFQDTTKWIRQDLWVETDLDTDRDGKKDRVHVDVTRPGQTATDGLKVSILYGSSPYFAGTSRDDSNWDVKQELGEPSPKRRPLVPPQYQPDRHRISNALVNEWVPRGFAVVHSSATGTGLSQGCATVGDYPERAPMKFVIDWLNGSAKGYTTPTGGDEVSATSWSTGKVGMIGTSYEGTLPLAAATSGVKGLEVVVPVSPNTSYYHYYRANGLVRSPGGYLGEDVDVLYDFIVSGEPTVRAKCDSIWRDGIMAGPKGQDRATGDFNDFWASRDLLPHVKNIKAAVLLAHGLNDYNVTPDHSVRIYNEMKARGLPVSIYLHQGGHGGNPPADMLNRWFSHYLYGVDNGVQNDASAWIVQDASAQAPGAVAAAPGRGRVSTPPTPFASFPVPGSVPVTLRPLAGGSSIGALSYASSGTGNEKLVDDVAFSGSALASAAQSPNRLLYATPVLTDTVHISGTARVTLRVASSVKAANLSVWLVMLPYDSARAGSQSHVGSITHGWADIQNAKSLKKGGVYASKKSGKALSPGKFYDLTFDLEPDDEFVPAGKQLAVMIMSSDREFTLWPKAGAELTIDLAKSSFSIPIVGGVGALQKAGMK, from the coding sequence GTGCTTGTCACTTCCCGTTTCGCCGTAGCGTTCGCCGTTCTGCTTCCCGCGCACCTCACCTCGGCGCAACTCGCGTCGGCGCAACCTGCGCCGCCCGCCTCTGGCATGCCCGCCGCACCCGTCTTCGCAAACGGGATGGCGCAGGTCGTCCCGGCATTCCAGGACACCACGAAGTGGATTCGTCAGGATCTCTGGGTGGAGACTGACCTCGACACCGATCGCGACGGCAAGAAGGACCGTGTGCACGTGGACGTCACGCGTCCGGGTCAGACGGCCACTGACGGTCTCAAGGTGTCCATCCTGTACGGCTCAAGCCCGTACTTCGCCGGCACATCTCGCGACGATTCCAACTGGGATGTGAAGCAGGAACTGGGCGAACCGTCACCCAAGCGACGGCCGTTGGTTCCGCCACAGTATCAGCCCGACCGTCATCGCATTTCCAACGCGCTGGTAAACGAGTGGGTGCCGCGCGGTTTTGCCGTGGTACACTCGTCGGCCACGGGTACGGGCTTGTCACAGGGCTGCGCTACCGTTGGTGACTACCCGGAACGCGCGCCAATGAAGTTTGTCATCGACTGGCTCAACGGCAGCGCCAAGGGTTATACCACGCCAACGGGCGGCGACGAAGTGAGCGCGACCAGCTGGTCCACCGGGAAAGTCGGGATGATCGGCACGTCGTACGAGGGCACGCTGCCATTGGCCGCAGCCACCTCGGGCGTGAAGGGTCTTGAGGTGGTGGTGCCGGTGTCGCCGAACACCTCGTACTACCACTACTATCGCGCGAATGGCCTGGTGCGCTCGCCCGGTGGTTATCTGGGTGAAGACGTGGACGTGCTGTACGACTTCATCGTGAGCGGCGAGCCCACCGTGCGCGCGAAGTGCGACTCCATCTGGCGCGACGGCATTATGGCGGGACCAAAGGGTCAGGATCGCGCCACCGGCGACTTCAACGATTTCTGGGCGTCGCGCGATCTGTTGCCGCATGTGAAGAACATCAAGGCGGCCGTGCTGCTGGCGCATGGACTCAACGACTACAACGTCACGCCCGATCACAGCGTGCGCATCTACAACGAGATGAAGGCGCGCGGACTGCCGGTGTCCATCTACCTGCATCAGGGCGGCCATGGCGGCAACCCGCCGGCAGACATGCTCAACCGGTGGTTCAGCCACTATCTGTACGGCGTGGACAATGGCGTGCAGAACGATGCCTCCGCGTGGATTGTGCAGGACGCCAGCGCCCAGGCACCCGGCGCGGTGGCCGCGGCACCGGGTCGCGGCCGAGTGAGCACACCACCCACGCCATTCGCCTCGTTCCCGGTGCCGGGTTCGGTGCCGGTGACGCTTCGCCCATTGGCCGGTGGATCGAGCATCGGCGCGCTGTCGTACGCCTCCAGTGGCACCGGCAACGAGAAGCTTGTGGACGATGTGGCATTCAGCGGCAGTGCGTTGGCCAGTGCGGCGCAGTCACCGAATCGACTGCTGTACGCCACACCGGTGCTCACCGATACCGTGCACATCTCCGGCACCGCGCGCGTCACGCTGCGTGTGGCCTCCAGCGTGAAGGCGGCCAACCTGAGTGTGTGGTTGGTGATGCTGCCGTACGATTCGGCGCGCGCCGGATCGCAAAGTCACGTGGGCAGCATCACGCACGGATGGGCCGACATCCAGAACGCCAAGTCGCTCAAGAAGGGCGGTGTGTACGCCTCCAAGAAGTCCGGGAAGGCGCTGTCGCCGGGCAAGTTCTACGATCTTACGTTTGATCTCGAACCCGATGACGAGTTTGTGCCTGCCGGCAAGCAGTTGGCCGTGATGATCATGTCCAGCGATCGCGAATTCACGCTGTGGCCGAAGGCTGGTGCGGAGCTGACCATTGATCTGGCGAAGTCGAGCTTCTCGATTCCGATTGTGGGAGGGGTGGGCGCGCTGCAGAAAGCGGGGATGAAATAG
- a CDS encoding carboxypeptidase regulatory-like domain-containing protein — MPVLRVSIGLAEFLAVLALVMTTPIAAQDQPDRGVLQLSVVDARTDAPLAYAVVGIAQANVERFTDGRGRLAVPALSPGVYQVTVRRLGFVPYRVQVSVTPGAPTVLEVRMSRVPQQLTRVRVVAASYCTSPGAPDAVRDPEVFTLVSLLRENADRYRLLAYQYPFVSMHARALGEVRDDALFIQNVDIQPIPSKTRVEYRAGSVVRRRGNQYSMGLPTILDLADDGFARTHCFFYGGATPQTTVTGEETWYRLDVRADDKMDTPDVHGAFYLDSATSQLRKMDLELSRPDKLPRQLATIATVHVSTGFVEIASGLSVIQTVCAVTRLRPSDKAADSASRAVLPTELQQLTSYVFTTPPPDVPTKQSFEAPEWRSQTYMSRKAIWCEE; from the coding sequence ATGCCTGTCCTCCGCGTTTCCATTGGCCTGGCCGAATTTCTCGCAGTGCTGGCCTTGGTAATGACCACGCCCATTGCCGCGCAGGATCAGCCGGATCGCGGCGTGCTGCAACTGTCGGTGGTTGACGCGCGCACTGATGCGCCGCTGGCGTACGCCGTGGTGGGGATCGCCCAGGCCAATGTCGAACGCTTTACCGATGGACGCGGCCGTCTGGCCGTGCCGGCACTGTCACCAGGTGTGTATCAGGTGACAGTCCGTCGACTGGGATTCGTGCCCTATCGCGTGCAAGTGAGCGTCACACCGGGCGCGCCAACGGTGCTTGAGGTGCGAATGTCACGCGTCCCGCAACAGTTGACCCGCGTACGGGTTGTTGCGGCCAGCTACTGCACCAGTCCCGGCGCTCCCGACGCGGTGCGAGACCCCGAGGTGTTCACGCTGGTGTCGCTATTGCGGGAGAATGCCGATCGGTATCGACTGCTGGCGTATCAGTATCCGTTCGTGTCCATGCACGCGCGCGCGCTGGGCGAGGTGCGCGACGATGCGCTGTTCATCCAGAACGTGGACATCCAGCCGATTCCCAGCAAGACGCGCGTGGAGTATCGGGCGGGCAGCGTGGTGCGTCGCCGGGGGAATCAGTACAGCATGGGGCTCCCGACCATTCTCGATTTGGCGGATGACGGCTTCGCGCGCACGCACTGCTTCTTCTACGGCGGTGCCACACCGCAAACCACGGTGACGGGCGAGGAGACGTGGTACCGACTGGATGTGCGTGCCGACGACAAGATGGACACGCCGGATGTGCACGGTGCGTTCTACCTGGACAGCGCCACGTCACAGCTGCGCAAGATGGATCTCGAGCTCAGTCGGCCCGATAAACTGCCACGACAACTCGCCACGATCGCCACCGTGCACGTGTCCACGGGATTCGTGGAGATTGCCAGCGGCCTGTCGGTGATTCAGACGGTCTGCGCGGTCACGCGACTTCGCCCCAGCGACAAGGCGGCCGATTCCGCCAGCCGCGCCGTCCTGCCAACCGAACTGCAGCAATTGACCAGCTACGTGTTCACGACACCGCCACCCGATGTGCCGACCAAGCAAAGTTTCGAAGCACCCGAGTGGCGGTCGCAAACGTACATGTCGCGCAAGGCGATCTGGTGCGAAGAGTAG